The Methanobrevibacter sp. genome contains a region encoding:
- a CDS encoding NAD(P)/FAD-dependent oxidoreductase, with protein sequence MIETDVIVVGSGPAGSSAAKHAALGGAKVILMDKKSEIGSPKRCAEGVSIQGLEKLGIEPSPRWITKKIEGVRIQTPDGTDIWLTEDQVKIPEAGYILERKVFDKHMAMDAARAGAEIRIKTLVTGIEKIDNGYIVKTESMGKEEVFKCKILIAADGPEGHIARWAGLRPAAKAKEMESGVQYEMCNVEFEKPGVIEFYLGSCAPGGYVWIFPKGDDIANVGLAVLPHKAEKTAKEYLDDFVANSPYLKNAQAVELNVGGDPVGGMTKKLYADNIMVVGDAAGQVNPLTGGGIISGMTGGMCAGQVAAQAIKEDCSKKFLKLYDKMAHEELDHEIKRYKKVQEYLLTLSDDELDELGHAFEGESFDKISTTEIVKKLIKISPKAFLKLGKFI encoded by the coding sequence ATGATTGAAACTGATGTAATAGTAGTAGGTTCTGGACCTGCAGGTTCTTCTGCAGCTAAACATGCCGCATTAGGTGGCGCAAAAGTTATTTTGATGGATAAGAAATCTGAAATTGGTTCTCCAAAAAGATGCGCTGAAGGGGTTTCAATTCAGGGACTTGAAAAATTGGGAATCGAACCTTCCCCTCGCTGGATTACCAAAAAGATTGAAGGAGTAAGGATTCAGACACCAGACGGAACCGATATCTGGCTAACCGAAGACCAAGTGAAAATACCTGAAGCGGGTTATATTCTTGAAAGGAAAGTGTTTGATAAACATATGGCAATGGATGCTGCAAGAGCTGGTGCTGAAATTAGGATAAAAACTTTAGTAACCGGAATTGAAAAAATTGATAATGGATACATTGTTAAAACAGAATCAATGGGAAAAGAAGAAGTTTTCAAATGTAAAATCTTAATCGCTGCTGATGGTCCTGAAGGACACATTGCAAGATGGGCTGGATTAAGGCCAGCTGCAAAAGCAAAAGAAATGGAATCTGGTGTTCAATACGAAATGTGCAATGTTGAATTTGAAAAGCCGGGAGTAATCGAATTTTACTTAGGTTCCTGCGCTCCTGGAGGATACGTATGGATCTTCCCTAAAGGGGATGACATTGCAAATGTAGGTTTGGCAGTCCTTCCTCACAAGGCAGAAAAGACAGCCAAGGAATATTTGGATGACTTTGTAGCCAATAGCCCTTACTTGAAGAATGCTCAGGCCGTTGAGTTGAATGTCGGAGGAGACCCTGTTGGAGGAATGACCAAAAAGCTTTATGCTGATAATATCATGGTTGTTGGAGATGCCGCAGGTCAGGTAAACCCATTGACCGGTGGAGGAATCATTTCTGGAATGACTGGTGGAATGTGTGCCGGTCAAGTGGCAGCACAGGCCATTAAGGAAGACTGCTCCAAAAAATTCTTGAAGTTATATGACAAGATGGCACATGAAGAGCTGGACCATGAAATTAAAAGATATAAGAAAGTACAGGAATACTTGCTCACATTGTCCGATGATGAGCTGGATGAATTGGGCCATGCATTCGAAGGAGAAAGCTTTGATAAAATTTCAACCACTGAAATCGTTAAAAAATTAATAAAAATATCTCCAAAAGCTTTCCTCAAATTAGGTAAGTTCATTTAG
- a CDS encoding 4Fe-4S binding protein — protein sequence MIVKDWCSFCGECAGVCPRNLIQVREYALVFNDDDCKDCDTCIKACPIDALEKED from the coding sequence ATGATTGTAAAAGATTGGTGCTCATTCTGTGGTGAATGTGCAGGAGTTTGTCCAAGAAATTTGATACAAGTAAGAGAGTACGCTTTGGTATTTAATGATGATGATTGTAAGGATTGTGACACATGCATTAAGGCATGTCCAATTGATGCTTTAGAAAAAGAGGATTGA
- a CDS encoding universal stress protein yields MFDVICVPVDGSEYGYDAAEVAIEIAQKFSSKIAAVHVLEEFSLNSYDSEEDSGDAILAKITKRADEVGVEVIGHLLTADPLRDMKFIVDQTRADLVVIHAHGANNNRFVSFDENDVSDTQIGSVSERLLRNSDVPVLLIK; encoded by the coding sequence ATGTTTGATGTCATTTGCGTTCCGGTTGACGGATCTGAATACGGGTATGATGCGGCAGAGGTTGCCATTGAAATAGCTCAAAAGTTTTCATCCAAAATTGCTGCAGTCCATGTCCTGGAGGAATTTTCATTAAATAGCTATGATTCCGAAGAGGATTCAGGGGATGCGATTTTGGCAAAAATCACTAAAAGAGCCGATGAGGTAGGAGTTGAAGTTATAGGGCATCTGCTTACTGCAGACCCATTAAGGGACATGAAATTCATCGTTGACCAGACCCGTGCCGATTTGGTTGTTATTCATGCCCATGGAGCGAATAACAATCGATTCGTGTCATTTGATGAAAATGATGTTTCAGATACTCAAATAGGTTCGGTCTCCGAAAGACTCTTGAGAAATTCTGATGTTCCAGTGTTACTGATTAAATAA
- a CDS encoding ATP-binding cassette domain-containing protein, whose product MIKVENVSKDYELDDGTKVKALKDVSFEVKEGEILGIMGKSGSGKTTLLRALRGVEHIDAGSVTVGDVSINEKSSQYYYNNLKKETAIHLQRSFGLWPDTVRENVLRKLYAREYFDEGDTNFEVAESEFGDEADELLELVSLTHKKDHYASVLSGGEKQRLIMARQLAKRPKALLLDEPATMACPKTKQEILDAVKKINNELNITVVLVSHLPDVQKYLADRVILLEDGEISDEGTPEEICDKFMADMEPVVDIENISTDEDVIDARDIKKRFYLLTGGEVLQMEDINFKVQKENILSIIGPSGAGKTVLLRMLGGLDYPDEGDVFYYVDGEWRDIEIPGMSRMKIRSKLGFMHQEFALTHYATVLSQLATRLGYKNENIVKDAQERARKIGIGEELLDSFYLLTDLPESEAKNRLEQIGLDAEILNDLFPRFPETATKEAVADIFESLDLDLDILHRKSYELSGGQKVRVMLALILVSRPKFLLLDEPFGDLDPVTLRDVTNSLKKISKEYGITVVMISHNTDFIKELSNRAIFMDDGKIVDDSEDIDGIVDNFIDFCHADYLKGDC is encoded by the coding sequence ATGATAAAAGTTGAAAATGTAAGTAAAGATTATGAATTGGATGATGGAACTAAAGTCAAGGCGCTTAAGGATGTCAGTTTTGAAGTCAAGGAAGGCGAGATTCTTGGAATCATGGGAAAAAGCGGTTCCGGTAAAACAACACTCTTAAGGGCTTTAAGGGGAGTTGAACATATTGATGCTGGAAGCGTTACTGTTGGAGATGTTAGCATCAACGAAAAATCTTCTCAATACTATTACAATAATCTTAAAAAAGAAACTGCAATTCATCTTCAAAGATCTTTCGGTTTATGGCCGGATACAGTGCGTGAAAACGTATTAAGAAAACTGTATGCAAGGGAATACTTTGATGAGGGAGATACTAATTTTGAAGTTGCTGAAAGCGAATTCGGTGATGAAGCGGATGAACTTTTGGAACTGGTTTCACTTACTCATAAAAAGGACCACTATGCTTCAGTGCTTAGTGGTGGTGAAAAGCAAAGACTCATCATGGCCCGTCAACTTGCCAAACGACCTAAAGCATTGCTTTTGGATGAACCTGCAACTATGGCATGCCCTAAAACCAAGCAGGAAATATTGGATGCAGTTAAAAAAATCAATAATGAATTAAACATTACTGTCGTTCTGGTTTCCCATTTGCCTGATGTCCAGAAGTATCTGGCAGATAGGGTTATTTTACTTGAAGACGGTGAAATTTCCGATGAAGGAACTCCTGAAGAGATTTGCGATAAATTCATGGCCGATATGGAACCTGTCGTGGACATTGAAAACATCTCTACAGATGAGGATGTCATTGATGCCCGCGATATCAAAAAGAGATTCTATTTGCTGACAGGCGGTGAAGTCCTTCAGATGGAAGATATCAATTTCAAAGTTCAAAAGGAGAATATTTTAAGCATAATCGGTCCAAGCGGAGCTGGAAAAACTGTTCTTTTAAGGATGCTAGGTGGACTTGACTATCCGGATGAGGGTGATGTGTTCTATTATGTCGATGGAGAGTGGAGAGATATTGAAATTCCGGGCATGAGCCGTATGAAGATACGTTCCAAATTGGGTTTCATGCATCAGGAATTTGCGCTCACCCATTATGCAACAGTATTGAGCCAGCTGGCTACAAGATTGGGATATAAGAATGAAAACATCGTGAAGGATGCGCAGGAAAGAGCCAGGAAAATCGGAATCGGCGAAGAGCTTCTGGATTCATTTTATCTCTTAACAGACTTGCCGGAATCTGAAGCGAAAAATCGTCTGGAACAGATAGGACTTGATGCGGAAATATTAAATGACCTGTTCCCAAGATTTCCCGAAACCGCAACCAAAGAAGCGGTGGCCGATATTTTTGAAAGCCTTGATTTGGATTTGGACATACTGCATAGAAAGTCATATGAACTGTCAGGAGGTCAAAAGGTACGTGTAATGCTTGCGTTGATTTTGGTTTCAAGACCTAAATTCTTGCTCTTGGATGAGCCGTTCGGTGATCTGGACCCTGTTACCTTAAGGGATGTTACAAATTCACTTAAAAAGATTTCCAAGGAATATGGAATCACCGTTGTAATGATTTCCCATAACACTGATTTTATCAAGGAATTGAGCAATAGGGCAATTTTCATGGATGATGGAAAGATAGTCGATGACAGCGAAGACATTGATGGGATTGTTGACAATTTCATTGATTTCTGCCATGCGGATTACTTGAAAGGGGATTGCTAG
- a CDS encoding zinc ribbon domain-containing protein has protein sequence MVKCPRCGYENASSSVYCDNCAYLLSSNKSTKPKKTNTGRWNVGLGKKILIVLGIIIVALLLFSFIYNNSQPSNNESLNVIYDDGSQQQASSHPYQVVISYNGTWYAEMGDPDYLVGKSGSGENTFTLNCAAWDNVKINAQKLSGEGEIKIQLLRNGEVVAENSTTGGHDSVSIFYNS, from the coding sequence ATGGTAAAATGTCCAAGATGCGGATATGAAAATGCATCCTCATCTGTTTATTGTGATAATTGCGCATACCTACTTTCCAGCAATAAAAGTACTAAACCTAAAAAGACCAATACTGGCAGATGGAATGTAGGATTGGGTAAAAAAATATTAATAGTTTTGGGTATTATTATTGTTGCTTTGTTATTATTTTCCTTTATTTATAATAATTCCCAACCTTCAAATAATGAGTCATTAAATGTTATTTACGATGATGGAAGTCAGCAACAGGCATCTTCCCATCCATATCAAGTTGTAATTTCATACAATGGTACTTGGTATGCTGAAATGGGTGATCCGGACTATTTGGTTGGAAAATCAGGTTCTGGTGAAAATACATTTACACTTAATTGCGCTGCATGGGATAATGTAAAGATAAATGCCCAAAAATTAAGCGGCGAAGGAGAAATTAAAATCCAACTTTTAAGAAATGGTGAAGTTGTAGCTGAAAACTCAACTACAGGTGGCCATGATAGTGTATCAATTTTCTATAATAGCTAA
- the uvrC gene encoding excinuclease ABC subunit UvrC, protein MSTKVKSPDNLPNKPGVYIMRDKEDTIIYIGKAKNLIKRVKSYFREKLDRPKTQILMSHFHSLEYIVTNSEKEALILEANLIKKHRPRYNVQLKDDKRYPYVKITDEKFPRLLITRNITKNGIYYGPFTDVGSVKQTVKFLKSLFKIRTCRNMDGPCLNSQIDLCYAPCDGNISQEEYSEIINKIDLFFQGKYSAIVRNLKSEMMAAADNEEFEKAAVLRDQIASIEEIMEKQFVDLVDDDLDQDVIAIAQDEDEVVVIIMPIRNGKIVGQDDFLMSASQYDSASEIMFAFIQQYYGYNRHVPKQIILDEDIDEKGLLEEWLSDLRGNKVHIKVPQKGVKLRLVKMARKNAEIIKHQKKKMESALIELKKYLKLEKLPHVIEGYDISNISGKFAVGSKVSFQDGKPNKKRYKHFKMETPGPNDFAMMEELLTRRLKMVDRDPEPDLIVIDGGKGQLGMACGVLDELNLTHIPIIGLAKEFEEIYVPNSKRPIIIPKNNKALHLLQQVRDESHRFAITYHRKLRSKDISASSLDDIAGIGKKRKMNLLKEFGTIDNIKKASISDLAKIEGMNQKTAENVYNYYH, encoded by the coding sequence ATGTCTACAAAAGTCAAATCTCCGGATAACTTGCCCAATAAGCCCGGCGTCTATATCATGAGGGATAAGGAAGACACCATTATCTACATCGGCAAGGCTAAAAATCTTATAAAAAGGGTAAAGTCTTATTTTCGAGAAAAGCTAGACAGGCCAAAGACTCAAATTCTGATGAGCCATTTTCACAGCTTGGAATATATCGTCACCAATTCCGAAAAGGAGGCCTTAATTCTTGAAGCAAACTTGATAAAGAAGCATCGTCCCAGATATAATGTACAACTGAAGGATGATAAGAGGTATCCATATGTAAAGATTACCGATGAGAAGTTTCCAAGGCTGCTGATTACAAGAAACATTACTAAAAACGGAATCTATTACGGTCCGTTTACTGATGTGGGTTCAGTCAAGCAAACGGTGAAATTTTTAAAGTCATTATTTAAAATCAGGACTTGCCGAAACATGGACGGGCCATGTTTAAATTCCCAAATTGATTTATGCTATGCGCCTTGCGACGGCAATATCTCACAAGAGGAATACTCTGAAATCATAAATAAGATTGACTTGTTTTTCCAGGGCAAGTATTCTGCCATCGTAAGGAATCTCAAGAGTGAAATGATGGCGGCTGCAGACAATGAGGAGTTTGAGAAAGCCGCTGTCTTAAGAGACCAGATTGCTTCCATTGAGGAGATTATGGAAAAGCAGTTCGTTGATTTGGTGGACGATGATTTGGACCAGGATGTAATAGCTATCGCTCAGGATGAGGACGAGGTTGTAGTTATCATAATGCCCATAAGAAACGGCAAGATTGTTGGCCAGGATGACTTTTTGATGAGCGCATCCCAATATGATTCCGCCTCTGAGATCATGTTTGCATTTATACAGCAGTATTATGGATATAACAGGCATGTTCCAAAGCAGATTATTTTGGATGAAGACATTGATGAGAAAGGATTGCTGGAGGAATGGCTAAGCGATTTAAGGGGAAATAAGGTTCACATTAAAGTTCCTCAAAAAGGTGTCAAGTTGCGTCTTGTCAAAATGGCCCGTAAAAATGCTGAAATTATTAAACACCAAAAGAAAAAGATGGAATCTGCATTGATCGAACTTAAGAAATACCTAAAACTTGAAAAGTTGCCTCATGTTATAGAAGGATATGATATAAGTAATATTTCAGGCAAGTTTGCAGTCGGTTCTAAGGTTTCATTTCAGGACGGAAAACCCAATAAAAAAAGGTATAAACATTTCAAAATGGAAACTCCCGGTCCTAACGATTTTGCCATGATGGAGGAATTGCTGACCCGAAGATTAAAAATGGTGGATAGGGACCCAGAACCGGACCTCATTGTCATCGATGGAGGCAAAGGACAGTTGGGCATGGCCTGCGGAGTGTTGGATGAATTGAATCTTACTCATATACCGATTATCGGTCTTGCAAAGGAATTCGAAGAGATATATGTCCCAAACTCAAAGCGACCTATCATCATTCCTAAAAACAATAAGGCATTGCATTTGCTTCAGCAGGTGAGGGATGAATCCCATCGCTTTGCAATTACATATCATAGAAAACTCCGTAGTAAGGATATATCAGCCTCTTCACTTGATGATATTGCTGGAATTGGCAAAAAAAGGAAGATGAATCTTTTAAAAGAATTTGGCACAATAGATAATATTAAAAAGGCATCAATATCTGATTTAGCTAAAATAGAGGGTATGAATCAAAAAACGGCTGAAAATGTCTATAATTATTATCACTAA